A window of Festucalex cinctus isolate MCC-2025b chromosome 6, RoL_Fcin_1.0, whole genome shotgun sequence contains these coding sequences:
- the adra2c gene encoding alpha-2C adrenergic receptor, producing the protein MDFLNFSSFEEGMEAYNISTNNTSQSKYSPLAIWSLAGLVSFLILFTIVGNVLVVIAVLTSRALKPPQNLFLVSLASADILVATLVMPFSLANELMGYWLFGKIWCDIYLALDVLFCTSSIVHLCAISLDRYWSVTQAVEYNLKRTPKRVKGMIVVVWLISAVISFPPLISMDRSNNETTPQCIINDETWYILYSSIGSFFAPCVIMILVYIRIYQVAKTRTRTMSEKKRDVDSPQENGRTDTDKGGSFKSERGGSVKEQECENGHCKEHMASTSLTKSSKNPHIDHHDDFDDSSSSDEKPKKSSTSSRHHDDRKERKSSRKSSSASKFSSRKSYASSKSMELFSSRRKRRSTVNRKKVSAAREKRFTFVLAVVMGVFVLCWFPFFFSYSLYGICREMCKIPETLFKFFFWIGYCNSSLNPVIYTIFNQDFRRAFQKILCKSWKRSF; encoded by the coding sequence ATGGATTTCTTGAATTTCTCCTCTTTTGAGGAAGGGATGGAGGCATACAACATCTCCACGAACAACACATCTCAGAGCAAGTACAGCCCTCTCGCCATCTGGAGTCTAGCTGGACTTGTCAGTTTTCTAATCCTGTTCACGATAGTGGGCAATGTCTTGGTTGTTATCGCCGTTTTAACAAGCAGAGCTCTGAAACCACCCCAGAATCTGTTTCTGGTATCTCTGGCGAGTGCAGACATACTGGTGGCCACCCTGGTCATGCCGTTTTCTCTGGCGAATGAACTAATGGGTTACTGGCTTTTTGGTAAGATTTGGTGTGACATCTACTTGGCTCTGGATGTTTTATTCTGCACCTCCTCTATTGTGCACCTCTGTGCCATTAGTTTGGACCGCTACTGGTCAGTGACACAGGCGGTAGAATACAACTTGAAGAGAACGCCAAAAAGAGTCAAAGGGATGATCGTGGTGGTGTGGTTGATCTCAGCTGTTATCTCCTTCCCACCGCTGATATCAATGGACAGGAGCAACAATGAGACAACCCCTCAGTGTATTATAAATGATGAGACCTGGTACATCCTCTACTCCAGCATTGGATCCTTCTTTGCCCCGTGTGTCATCATGATTCTGGTCTACATTCGGATCTACCAAGTGGCAAAGACCAGGACCAGGACCATGTCAGAGAAGAAAAGGGACGTGGATTCGCCACAGGAGAACGGGCGAACTGACACGGACAAAGGCGGTTCGTTTAAGTCTGAAAGAGGTGGAAGCGTTAAAGAGCAGGAATGTGAAAACGGCCATTGCAAAGAGCACATGGCTAGCACTTCCTTGACAAAAAGTTCAAAAAATCCACACATCGACCACCATGACGATTTTGACGACAGCAGTTCATCGGACGAGAAGCCCAAGAAAAGCTCCACGTCGTCCAGACATCACGATGACCGAAAAGAAAGGAAGTCCAGCAGGAAAAGCAGCTCGGCCTCGAAATTCTCCAGCAGGAAGTCGTACGCCAGTTCCAAGTCCATGGAGCTGTTCTCTTCTCGCCGCAAACGCAGAAGCACAGTCAACAGGAAGAAAGTGTCCGCGGCACGAGAGAAACGCTTTACCTTTGTCCTGGCTGTGGTCATGGGGGTTTTTGTTCTGTGCTGGTTCCCCTTTTTCTTCTCGTACAGCCTGTACGGAATCTGCAGGGAGATGTGCAAGATTCCCGAGACTCTGTTCAAGTTCTTCTTTTGGATCGGCTACTGTAACAGCTCATTAAATCCGGTCATCTACACCATCTTCAACCAAGACTTTCGCAGAGCTTTCCAGAAGATTCTTTGTAAGTCATGGAAACGCTCTTTCTGA